AAAAACTCGGCGCGCAGATCGTGGAGATCAGCCTGCCGAACTCGAAGCTCGCGATCCCGTGCTACTACGTGCTGGCCCCGGCCGAGGCGTCCTCGAACCTGTCGCGTTTCGATGGCGCGCGCTACGGTTATCGCGCCAAGGACTATACCGATCTGCTCGACATGTACTGCAAGACACGCGCGGAAGGCTTCGGCGCCGAGGTGAAGCGGCGCATCATGATCGGCACTTATGCGCTGTCCGCCGGCTATTACGATGCCTATTACCTGAAGGCGCAGCAGCTGCGGCGCCTGATCGCGCAGGATTTCGAGCGCGCCTTCCAGTCCTGCGATGTCATCATGGGTCCGACCAGCCCCACGACCGCGTTCAAGATCGGCGAGAAGAGCGACGACCCGGTGGCCATGTATTTGAGCGACATTTACACGATTTCCGTGAATCTCGCCGGCCTGCCGGGCATGTCCATTCCCGCCGGTTTCGCTCCCGACGGCCTGCCGGTGGGCCTGCAACTGGTCGGTCGCTATTTCGACGAAGCGCGCCTGCTCAACGTCGCGCACCGCTACCAGCAGGCGACGGACTGGCATCAGCGCATGCCGAAGGGATTCAGCTGATGGAATGGGAAACCGTCATCGGTCTTGAAGTCCACGCCCAGCTCATGACAAAGAGCAAGGCGTTCTCGGGCGCAGCCACGAAATACGGCGCCGAGCCGAACACCCAGGCCTGCGCGGTGGATATTGCCCTGCCGGGCGTGCTCCCGGTGTTTAATAAAGAAGCCGCGCGCATGGCAGTGAAGTTTGGACTCGCCATCGGCGCGGCCATCAATCACCGCTCGGTGTTCGCGCGCAAGAATTATTTCTACCCCGACCTGCCCAAGGGCTACCAGATCAGCCAGTACGAACTGCCGGTCGTGGCCAAGGGCCAGATCACCATCGACGTCGATGGCGTGGAAAAGGTCGTCGGCATTACCCGCGCGCATCTGGAAGAAGACGCCGGCAAGTCGCTGCACGAGGATTTCCACGGCATGACCGGCATCGACCTCAACCGCGCCGGCACGCCGCTGCTCGAGATCGTCTCCGAGCCGGACATGCGTTCGCCCAAGGAGGCCGTGGCCTACCTGAAAAAGCTGCACGAGCTGGTGCGTTATCTCGAAATCTGCGACGGCAACATGCAGGAAGGCTCGTTCCGTTGCGACGCCAACGTCTCGGTGCGCCCGAAAGGCGAAACCAAATTCGGCACCCGCGCCGAGCTCAAGAACATCAATTCCTTCCGCTTCGTCGAGAAGGCCATTGAATTCGAGGTCGAGCGCCAGATCGAGCTGATTGAAGGTGGCGGGAAAGTGGTGCAGGAGACGCGCCTGTACGACTCCGACAAGGACGTCACGCGTTCCATGCGCAGCAAGGAAGAGGCCATGGATTACCGCTACTTCCCCGATCCCGACCTGCCGCCCCTGGTACTGGACCAGGCCTTCATCGATGCCGTCAAAACCACCCTGCCTGAATTGCCGAACGCCAAGCGTGTGCGGTTCATGAAGGATTACGGGCTCAATGCCTATGACGCCGGCGTATTAACCTCCTCTCGCGAACTGGCCGATTACTACGAGCAGGTGGTGCGCGAATCGAAGGCCGATTCCAAGATCGCCGCCAACTGGGTCACGGGCGAACTGGCAGCGTTCCTCAACCGCGACAACAAGGAAATTACCGCGTCACCGGTGACGGTGGCGATGATGTCAGGCTTGCTCAAACGCCTCGCCGACAACACCATCTCCGGCAAGATCGCGAAAGAAGTTTTCGAGGCCATGTGGAACGGCGAGGGCGATGCCGACGCCGTGATCGAAAAGAAGGGCCTGAAACAGATCACCGACACCGGCGCGATCGAGAAAGTCATTGACGAAGTGATCGCGAAAAACCCGAAGCAGCTCGAGCAGTACCGCGCCGGCAAGGAAGCGCTGTTCGGCTATTTCGTCGGCCAGGTGATGAAGGCCTCGCAGGGCAAGGCCAATCCGGCGCAGGTCAACGAACTGCTGAAGAAAAAATTATCTTCATAGCAGTTGCTCGTTTCATTTCAGATTTCGATCTGCGTCCCCAGTTCAATCACCCGGTTCGCGGGCAGGTTGAAGTATTCCACCGGGCTGCTGGCGTTGCGCGCCAGCATGGAGAACAGGCGCTCGCGCCACAACGCCATGCCTTCGTAGTGGATACTCGGGATCACGGTCTCGCGGCTGAGGAAGAACGAGGTCTGGAGCGGCTGGAATTCCAGCTCGTGCTCGCGGCACAGTTCCAGTGCCTGCATGACGTCGGGCCGGTCCTTGAAGCCGAAATCAACGGTGAGCTGGAAGCAGTTGTTGCCCAGGTCCTTGATGTGAATGCGCTCCTTCGCCGGCACCCACGGTACGTCCTTGATGACCACCGTTAGGAAGATCACGCGCTCGTGCAGCACCTTGTTGTGCGCGAGGTTGTGCAGCAGCGCGTGTGGCACCGCTCCCTGGGTTGAGGTCAGGAACACCGCCGTGCCGGGCACGCGCACAGGCGGGTGGCGCATCAGCGAATCCAGAAACGTGTCCAGCGGCACCGAGGTCTGTCGCAGGCGCGTCAGCAGGATTTCACGCCCGCGCCGCCAGGTCACCATGAGGGTGAAAACCGCCGCACCCATGACCAGCGGAAACCAGCCGCCGTCGAGCACCTTGAGCAGGCTGGCCGAGAAGAATGCGAGGTCCACCAGGAAGAAAAAGCCGGTGGCGATGCCCGCCAGCAACAAACTGAAGCCCCAGCCGAAGCGGATCACGAAAAAGGTTAGGAGGGTGGTGATCAGCATCGTGCCCATCACGGATACGCCGTAGGCCGAGGCGAGGCGGGAGGACGAGCCGAACCCGGTCACGGCGGCGAGCACGGCGGCGAGCAGGATCCAGTTTACGGCCGGCAGATAAATCTGTCCGATTTCCTTCGCCGAAGTGTGCTGGATGTTCATGCGCGGCAGGTAGCCGAGCTGGATCGCCTGTCGGGTGATCGAGTAGGCGCCTGAAATCGTCGCCTGCGAGGCGATGACGGTGGCCGCGGTCGCGAGCGCGATCATCAGATACAGTGCCCAGCCCGGATAAGCGAGGTAGAAAGGGTTGTCGATGGCCTGGGGGTTGGCAATCAACAGCGCGCCCTGTCCGAAATAATTGAGCACCAGCGCCGGAAGCACCAGACCGAACCACGCCAGACGCACCGCGCGCTTGCCGAAATGCCCCATGTCGGCATACAACGCCTCGGCGCCGGTAAAGGCGAGCAGTACCGCGCCGAGCACCACGAACGAGGCGAAGCCGTGGCCGGTGGCGAAGCGCAACGCATGCAGCGGGTCGACAGCCTGGAGCACGACGGGATTCTGGACGATATGGTGAATTCCGACGGCACCGAGGGCGAGGAACCACAGCACACAGATCGGGCCGAAGAACGCCCCCACGACCGCGGTGCCGTGGCGCTGGAACATGAACAGCGTCACCAGCACGATTACCGCAATCGGAATCACATAGTGTTTGAACGCCGCAGTGCCGACTTCGAGTCCTTCGACTGCGGACAGCACCGAGATCGCCGGCGTCAGTACCGCATCGCCGTAGAACAGCGACGCGCCGACCACGCCGAGCGCCAGGATCGACTTGCGCCAGCGCGGCTGGTCCTTGACGGCGGAGGAGGCCAGCGCCAGCAACGCCATGATGCCGCCCTCGCCCTTGTTGTTGGCGCGCATGATAAGCATCACGTATTTGAACGTGACCACGATCATGAGCGACCAGAAAATGGTCGAGAGCCCGCCGAGGATGTTGGCGGTTTCGAGCGCGATGCCGTGACTCGGGCCGAAGGTTTCCTTGACGGCATAGAGCGGGCTGGTGCCGATGTCGCCGTAAACGATGCCGAGGGCGAGCAAGGCGAGTCCGGCGGTGGAGGATTTCTGCGGTTGCGCTTCGCTGTTGTTGTTTTTCAATCAAATCTCCCGGAAGGAGGGCGAATGCGCGCGCACGTTACTCCGACACCCCGGGAGTTGCAAGCCGACGAGGCCCTGTGCACGGCAGGCCAACGGGCCGATAAAGGAAAAACCCGGTGGCCGGCCGTATCAGAACCGCCAGCTCGCGCCGGCGGCCGCCGTCCATCCGGGCGTGAGCTGAAGGCCGTTGACGCGCTGGTACAGCGGCAATTGCACGAAACCGTAGATCCTGGCGGCGCGGCTCAGGGTATAACTCAGGCCCGGGCTCAGCCACACGAAGCTTCCACCGCTGTCCAATGGCTCGGCCTCGCCGCCGCGGTCGCGATCCTTGATCTGCGTATTGAGCTGCATCAGTCCGCTCCAGGCAGGCGACAGGGGATAGCTCATGCCCAGGTCAAACAGGTATTGATTGCCCGGACGGAAGTCATCGCGGGCGTTGAGCGGATATTGAACCTGCGCCTGCAGGAATCCGCTGGCGATTTGCGTTCCGAAATTCAGCGGGCCGTTGAGGTACATTCCGATAATCGCATCGGTGGTGCCGCTGCCGGGTTGCAGCGTGCGCTCGGCGGGATCGCCGTCGTCATTGACGACGTCGGTTTTTCCTGTCGGCAGTTTCAGTCCGAGAATCACGCCGTGGGTGTTGAGTGACTCGCCGTCGCTCGCGAGCCCGTGCCGCGCGGTGACGCGCATGTCGCCGAGTTCGGATATGTCCCAGCTCTCGGGCAGCTGCGCGCCGTGATGGTTGTGGATGTGCCAGTGCCGGCGATCCACCCACGGCGCTGTGACGGAGACGCCCCAATCGGCGCTGATGCTGTAATCCAGCGTGGCAACCAGATTGCGGTTGAGCGTCCGGGTTTCATCGTGATGACGCGGCAGCGCGCCGACCGGCACCCGTTCACGCCCGGCCAACGGCTGGTCGAGATCGATGTATTCATAGCGCAGGTCCAGCCGCATGCCGGTTCCGGTCCACGCGCCCTGACTTTCCCAATGCGTGTTCAGGGTGCAGAAGGCGGCGCCACAACTGGCATGTGCTGCCAGTGCGGTGAACAGACCAATAAAAGATATCAGCGCACAAGCTGACAGGATTTTGCTTTTCACTTTTTCTCCCGGCGGCACAGCCGTTTATTGTTGGAACGAATCTAAAGAAGCAGGCAAACAGGCGCAATGCGACAAGATGTCGCACCGGCCGCCAACCGCCGTCAGATTCAATCCAGCGCGATGCTCGCCT
The DNA window shown above is from Sulfuricaulis limicola and carries:
- the gatB gene encoding Asp-tRNA(Asn)/Glu-tRNA(Gln) amidotransferase subunit GatB → MEWETVIGLEVHAQLMTKSKAFSGAATKYGAEPNTQACAVDIALPGVLPVFNKEAARMAVKFGLAIGAAINHRSVFARKNYFYPDLPKGYQISQYELPVVAKGQITIDVDGVEKVVGITRAHLEEDAGKSLHEDFHGMTGIDLNRAGTPLLEIVSEPDMRSPKEAVAYLKKLHELVRYLEICDGNMQEGSFRCDANVSVRPKGETKFGTRAELKNINSFRFVEKAIEFEVERQIELIEGGGKVVQETRLYDSDKDVTRSMRSKEEAMDYRYFPDPDLPPLVLDQAFIDAVKTTLPELPNAKRVRFMKDYGLNAYDAGVLTSSRELADYYEQVVRESKADSKIAANWVTGELAAFLNRDNKEITASPVTVAMMSGLLKRLADNTISGKIAKEVFEAMWNGEGDADAVIEKKGLKQITDTGAIEKVIDEVIAKNPKQLEQYRAGKEALFGYFVGQVMKASQGKANPAQVNELLKKKLSS
- a CDS encoding potassium transporter Kup, encoding MKNNNSEAQPQKSSTAGLALLALGIVYGDIGTSPLYAVKETFGPSHGIALETANILGGLSTIFWSLMIVVTFKYVMLIMRANNKGEGGIMALLALASSAVKDQPRWRKSILALGVVGASLFYGDAVLTPAISVLSAVEGLEVGTAAFKHYVIPIAVIVLVTLFMFQRHGTAVVGAFFGPICVLWFLALGAVGIHHIVQNPVVLQAVDPLHALRFATGHGFASFVVLGAVLLAFTGAEALYADMGHFGKRAVRLAWFGLVLPALVLNYFGQGALLIANPQAIDNPFYLAYPGWALYLMIALATAATVIASQATISGAYSITRQAIQLGYLPRMNIQHTSAKEIGQIYLPAVNWILLAAVLAAVTGFGSSSRLASAYGVSVMGTMLITTLLTFFVIRFGWGFSLLLAGIATGFFFLVDLAFFSASLLKVLDGGWFPLVMGAAVFTLMVTWRRGREILLTRLRQTSVPLDTFLDSLMRHPPVRVPGTAVFLTSTQGAVPHALLHNLAHNKVLHERVIFLTVVIKDVPWVPAKERIHIKDLGNNCFQLTVDFGFKDRPDVMQALELCREHELEFQPLQTSFFLSRETVIPSIHYEGMALWRERLFSMLARNASSPVEYFNLPANRVIELGTQIEI
- a CDS encoding transporter is translated as MKSKILSACALISFIGLFTALAAHASCGAAFCTLNTHWESQGAWTGTGMRLDLRYEYIDLDQPLAGRERVPVGALPRHHDETRTLNRNLVATLDYSISADWGVSVTAPWVDRRHWHIHNHHGAQLPESWDISELGDMRVTARHGLASDGESLNTHGVILGLKLPTGKTDVVNDDGDPAERTLQPGSGTTDAIIGMYLNGPLNFGTQIASGFLQAQVQYPLNARDDFRPGNQYLFDLGMSYPLSPAWSGLMQLNTQIKDRDRGGEAEPLDSGGSFVWLSPGLSYTLSRAARIYGFVQLPLYQRVNGLQLTPGWTAAAGASWRF